The segment AGATCTGGCCCGACGCGGAGCCCGTGCACCCGGCCAAGGCCCTGCAGGTGCTGGTCTCCCGCACCCGCGCGGCCACCGCGCCGGACGCCGTCCAGCGGGTCGAGGGCGGCTACCGGCTCGGCCTGGCCGACGACGACGTCGACGCCCGCATCCAGGCGGCCCACCTCGCCACCGCGCGCGCCGCGCTGGCGTCCGGCGAGGCCACCGAGGCCTTCCGCCTCGCGTCGTCGGCCGCGGCGATGGAGGTGGGCGTCCCCGGGTCCGGACCGCTCGGCGACCTGCGCCACGCCGCGGAGCTGCGACGTACGACCGCGCGGGAGGTGGCGGCGCTGGCCGCCGCCCGGCTGGGCAGGCACGCCGAGGCGCTCGACGACCTGGCGGCCGCGCACCAGCGGCGCCCCGACGACGGAGAGGTCCTCCTCGCGCTGCTGCGCGCCGAGGCCGCGACCGCAGGACCGGCCACCGCGCTGGCGCGCTACGAGACCTACCGGGCCGACCTGGTCGAGCGGCTCGGCGTCGACCCGGAGGCCGCCCTCCAACGGCTGCACGCAGAGCTGCTGGCCGCCGACGACCCGGTGCGCACCGGGGTGACGTACGACGCGACCGGGTTGCTGGGCCGAGAGCAGGACCTCGACCGGCTTCGCTCGGCCCTATCCGCGTCCCGGCTCGTCACGGTGCTCGGTCCGGGCGGCATCGGGAAGACCAGCATCGCCCAGGTGCTGGCGCGCGAGTCGATGCTGCCCCGCGTGCACGTGGTCGAGCTCGTCGGCGTCGGCGCGGGAGACGACGTCGTGGTCGCGGTCGGCGCGGCCCTCGGCGTCCGGGGCTCGGTGACGACGCGGCTCGCGCTCACCGCGACCCAGCAGGCCGACGTACGCAGCCGGCTGGCGCAGGAGCTCGACGCGGGGCCGACCCTGCTGGTCCTCGACAACTGCGAGCACGTCCTCGAGCCGGTGGCCGCGCTGGTGGCCTTCCTGCTCGCCACGACCCGCGACCTGCGGGTGCTGACCACCAGCCGGGCGCCGCTGCGACTGGGCGCCGAACGCGCGGTCCCGCTGAGCCAGCTCTCCGCGGTCGACGCCGGGCAGCTGTTCGTGCAGCGCGCCACGGCGACGCGGCCGGACGCCGTGCTGGATCCCACCGGGGTGCGCGACGTCGTCGACCGCCTCGACGGGCTGCCCCTCGCCGTCGAGCTGGCCGCCGCGCGTGTCCGCACGATGACGGTCGCCGAGGTGGCCGCAGCACTCGACGACCGCTTCGCCGCCCTCCGAAGCCGCGACCGCACCACCCCCGACCGCCACCGCACGCTGGAGGCGGTCATCGCCTGGTCCTGGGACCTGCTGAGCGCCGACGAGCAGCGGGCGCTGGCGTGGCTCTCGGCCTTCCAGGACGGGTTCGACCGGGCGACGGCCGTGTCGGTGCTGGGTGTCGACGGCTCCGACCTGGTCGACGCGCTCGTCGAGCAGTCCCTGCTGGTGGTCACCGAGGACGGCGGCACCGCGCGCTTCCGGGCACTGGAGACGATCCGCGAGTACGCCGCCGCCCGCCTCGCGCGCAGCGGCGAGGAGGAGGCAGCCGGAGAGGCGCAGCGGAGGTGGGCCCGCGACCTGGCCGAGCGCTGCCAGGACCTCGTCGTCACCGACGACCAGGTCGAGCTCGTGGACCTGCTCGTGCGCGACCAGAACAACCTCACCGATGTGCTCCGGCACGCCCTCGGTACCGGCGACCGCGAGACCGTAGCGCGACTCGTGGCGCTGCTCGGCAGCCTCTGGACCGTCACCGGCGACCAGCCGAGGATCTTCGCCGTCTGCGACGCCGCGACCGAGCTGCTCTCCGGTTGGGACATGCCGCCGGACCTGCGACGGCACGCCCAGGAGGCCGCCGGCGTCCTGATGGTCCACCTCAGCTGGATGCCGGGGGCCGACCTCGGCGGGTTGCGCGACCTGCTCCTGCAGGGCGAGCGTCCCACCGGCGTGTGGGGGCTGATCGGCCACACCGTCCACGTCGCCGACGGGCCGGTGCCCCCGCGCCTCGCCCAGGTCGCCGCGCAGCAGTCGCGACCGGGGATGGCCGGCGCGCTGCTGCTGTGGGCGGCGATCGTCTCCGAGAACGACGGCGACGTGGACGCCGCGCGGACGTACGCCGAGGCGGCCCTCGACGGGCCGTTGCCGCCCTACCTCCACGCGTCGCTCCACGCAGAGCTGAGCCAGCTGGCGATGGCCGTCGGCGACCACCACCGGGCGGCCCGCCACGCGGAGGTGGCGTGGCCGCTGCTCGAGCGGATCCACTCGATGACCGATGCCTACAGCCTCCAGGTGGCGACCGCCCTCGCGCCGCTGCTGGACGGCGACGCCGACGCGGCGGCGGTCCTGCTCGAGCGGTTCGGCCCGCCGGACGGCGAGACCGCCCAGGTCGGCGCCCGCCTGACGTGGCAGACCGCCCAGGCCGAGCTCGCCCTGGCTCGGGGCGACCACGCGGAGGCGCTTCGCCGCTACGACGCCGTCGTCGACCTGGTCACCGACGGCGACCCGGGTGGGGGACCGGGCGCATCGCCGTGGGTGGCGCTGGCGTCGTCGGCCGCCCTCGTCAGCCGGGTCCGCTACGGCACGAGCTCGCCCGACGCCCGCGCCGACGAGCTGCGCGACCTCGTCGCGGGCCCGTCCGGCCGCACGCCCGAGGGCACGCTCTGGTTCACCGACCTCCCGCTCAACGGCATGCTGCTGGTGGCGCTGGCCGCGTGGGTGCTGAGGTTCGGGCCCGCCGAGCAGCATGCGGACGGTGTGCACCTGCTCGCGGTCGCCCACCGCTGGGCCTACAACCGCAGCATCCCGGTGATGGCGTGGGAGCCGATGGTGGCGCTCGCGGACGCGGTCGAGCCCGGACGGCTCGGCCCGCTCGTCGTGGAGCTGGCCGACCATCCGGGCCCTGCCCTGGTGGCCGGCGCGGCTGCGGCGGTGGACCGCCTGCAGCGCGCCTGGCAGGTCACATCCGCCGGTTGAACGCCCGCACCGACAGCGGGGCGAAGACCGCGATGATCACGGTGCAGCCGAGCAGTGCCCAGCCGACCCCCGCGGTGACCGCACCGTCGTTGGCGAGGTCGCGGAGGGCGGTGATCACCAGCGAGACCGGGTTGATCTCGGCGAACGTCTGGAGCGGCTCGGGCATGGTGTCGGTCGGGACGAACGCGTTGGACAGGAAGGTCAGCGGGAACATCACGAGCAGGGAGATGGCCTGCACGCCCTGCGCGTTGCGGCCGAGGATCCCGAACAGGGTGAAGATCCAGGCCAGCGACCAGCCCGCCAGCATGGCCAGGAGCACGGCTCCGGCGACACCGGCGACGCCGCCGCCCGGGCGGTAGCCGATGGCGATGCCGACGGCGAAGGTCAGGACCGACGCGATGAAGTAGCGCAGCAGGTCGGCCACCATCGGTCCGGCCAGCGGCGCGATTCGCGAGATCGGCAGCACCTTGAACCGGTCGAAGACGCCCGTGTCCATGTCGGTGCGGAGCTGGACGCCGGTGGCCACGCACGCCGTCAGCACGGTCTGGCCGATGAGGCCGGGGATGATCAGCGGCAGGTAGCTCTGGACGTCGCCCGAGATCGCGCCGCCGAAGATGTAGGCGAACATCCCCGTGAAGATCAGCG is part of the Nocardioides cavernae genome and harbors:
- a CDS encoding ABC transporter permease; the protein is MSTTTATHPADVGTARVGLADTVSQTMTLAWRATMKMRRSMEVMFDVTIQPLIFTGMFAYIFGGAISGDVQSYLPLIIPGLIGQTVLTACVATGVQLRTDMDTGVFDRFKVLPISRIAPLAGPMVADLLRYFIASVLTFAVGIAIGYRPGGGVAGVAGAVLLAMLAGWSLAWIFTLFGILGRNAQGVQAISLLVMFPLTFLSNAFVPTDTMPEPLQTFAEINPVSLVITALRDLANDGAVTAGVGWALLGCTVIIAVFAPLSVRAFNRRM
- a CDS encoding ATP-binding protein is translated as MLRLLDGVSWDGVPLPGERVGALLAVLVAEPAGVSDGRLVREIWPDAEPVHPAKALQVLVSRTRAATAPDAVQRVEGGYRLGLADDDVDARIQAAHLATARAALASGEATEAFRLASSAAAMEVGVPGSGPLGDLRHAAELRRTTAREVAALAAARLGRHAEALDDLAAAHQRRPDDGEVLLALLRAEAATAGPATALARYETYRADLVERLGVDPEAALQRLHAELLAADDPVRTGVTYDATGLLGREQDLDRLRSALSASRLVTVLGPGGIGKTSIAQVLARESMLPRVHVVELVGVGAGDDVVVAVGAALGVRGSVTTRLALTATQQADVRSRLAQELDAGPTLLVLDNCEHVLEPVAALVAFLLATTRDLRVLTTSRAPLRLGAERAVPLSQLSAVDAGQLFVQRATATRPDAVLDPTGVRDVVDRLDGLPLAVELAAARVRTMTVAEVAAALDDRFAALRSRDRTTPDRHRTLEAVIAWSWDLLSADEQRALAWLSAFQDGFDRATAVSVLGVDGSDLVDALVEQSLLVVTEDGGTARFRALETIREYAAARLARSGEEEAAGEAQRRWARDLAERCQDLVVTDDQVELVDLLVRDQNNLTDVLRHALGTGDRETVARLVALLGSLWTVTGDQPRIFAVCDAATELLSGWDMPPDLRRHAQEAAGVLMVHLSWMPGADLGGLRDLLLQGERPTGVWGLIGHTVHVADGPVPPRLAQVAAQQSRPGMAGALLLWAAIVSENDGDVDAARTYAEAALDGPLPPYLHASLHAELSQLAMAVGDHHRAARHAEVAWPLLERIHSMTDAYSLQVATALAPLLDGDADAAAVLLERFGPPDGETAQVGARLTWQTAQAELALARGDHAEALRRYDAVVDLVTDGDPGGGPGASPWVALASSAALVSRVRYGTSSPDARADELRDLVAGPSGRTPEGTLWFTDLPLNGMLLVALAAWVLRFGPAEQHADGVHLLAVAHRWAYNRSIPVMAWEPMVALADAVEPGRLGPLVVELADHPGPALVAGAAAAVDRLQRAWQVTSAG